A segment of the Capricornis sumatraensis isolate serow.1 chromosome 8, serow.2, whole genome shotgun sequence genome:
ACCCTCATTTTACCCTTGAAAAAAAGCAACTTCTGTAGAGAACATGGACTTTTCCAAATACAAAAGGACATACTGCTTACTTAGTGGGTAAAAATCCCACATGAGGCTATATAAATGCATTACATGGAATCCTCTAATTATGATAACAGAGGAATTTGTAGTTCTGAAATAACACTGGGCAATGACTAGatcaataaataattgttaaatatcttttttagtatgctttatttactttaaatcatTGTtggcatgcatttttaaaataagtcatttattttattattaatttctccttccagttttattgagatatgattgcaTATAGGACTGggtaagtttaaagtgtacagcactggtggatggagctggatccTAAGGTGGCCAACTGGGGTTCTAGCGGGCAGAAACTGTGTAAGCCAGGGCAAGGCTGGGTTCTTTGTCTTCTGTTGAACAGAACCAAGTCCTAGGGCAGCTTGGGGGCTCAGAGGGGTCTACTGAGGACTTGCAGGTGGTGAACCTGTGTCCCTATGAAACTGGATGGTGGGCCAGAAGTGGTATCAACTGGCTGATGAGATGGGTCAAGTCCCAGCCACTAACAGACTAGAGGAAAGACTACAAAATGACACTCGCCAGCATCGGTGTCCTCAGGGTAGAGTGAGCTCCCCCAAATGGCTGCCACCAGCAGGTCCTCAGTAGCTGGGTGAGTCCCACTTGTCTCCCACCTCTCCGGGaggctctccaagatcagcaTTTGGATCTGACCCAAGTTCCTTTAAAGTTGTTGCTTCTGCCCTGGGTCTTGGAGCgtgtgagattttgtgtgtgccCTTTAAGAGTGGACTCTCCATTTCCTACATCCCTCTAGCTCTCCGGAAAGCAAGTCCCattggccttcaaagccagatgtTCTGGTAGCTCATCTTCCTGGTGCCAAGACCCCTGGTCTGCTGAGCTTATGGAGCTTGAAGTTGTAGCTTCTTGGGGAGAACTTCTGCAATTTTGATTATGCTCCTTTTTATGTGTTGCTTATCTGGGGATATGGGTATGGGTCTACACCCCTTCTACATATTACATTATGGTTCCTTTTTTACATCTTTAGTTGTAGAAAATCTCTTCTAGTTTATAGAGGTAATTTTGGTATGCCAATGGGAGGAAATCAGCTCTGGGTCTTCCTATTGCACGATCTTGGCCACTCACCTTTGTttacacttttttgttttttttaattttgtattggagtacagttgatttacaatattgtattagtttcaagtatgcAGTAAAACGAATCAATTACACATATATATCCACATGCTCTTAGGAGGATTCTATACCACAGGGACACTACAAGCAAGCAAATAAACATCCTGAGTAGCCACAGTTCACGTTTCACTGCTAACAAAGCACACTGAGGCTTATTTCTGGGCAAGTAGCCTCTGGAGGGTGAAGCGGAAGTGACATCAGCCCCCTTCCTCCACCCCATGGGGACTATAGGAAGGAAGAACCTACTTGCCAGAAAGGGAGACTCCAGAGGTCAAAGCCTAGGGAGATTGCTGCCAATGTCTTCAAAAAAGCTAAAAAGAGGATGGTGAGCCAAGAAAGGTGCACCAAAAGAGCTCAGTGACAAAGCCAAGAAAGGGCATGTCATAGGAGGGGACCAGGGAACCTTCTGAGCTTAGAAAGGAGCCTCtacaaagaacagcaaagagcgTGAAAAAGCTGAGGCAAGCAATACAGTGTCCTCGGGGCAGTCACAGCCAGGTAGTGGCCGTCAGCAGAGAAGACTCGGGAAGGGAGATGAGGGCTAGTAACAGAACTCGCTGGGAGACATGCATTTATTAGAAGTATGTTAGAGACTTTGGAAACAGTGCAGACACCTGAGATCTCTCCCCAGCATTAGGCTTtacaagggagggagggagggacctCATACTCTGCTCATCGAAGGCCAACTTACCTCTCAGTTTTGGACCCTGGCAAGCTTCAGGATCTATTTCAAGCCTAGTCCAGTTCATACAGACTACAAATGGCCAGACAGAGCTAGTACTCATGTCCTTTTCCCCAAGACTGCTTGTGGAAACTGCTTCTTTTCCCATTACATGGATGAATATATCATATGCtgataatatgggcttccctggtagctcagaggttaaagcgtctgccttcaacacgggagacctgagttcgatccctgggtcaggacgatcccctggagaaggaaatggcaacccactccagtattcttgcctggagaatcccatggacggagaagcctggtaggctacagtccacggggtcacaaagagtcggacacgactgagagacttcaccttcACCATGCTGATAATATAATGTGGTACTGACTAAACTTTATACACCGCAGAACTGGAGATGTTTTAGCTATCAATAGGGAAACCATCAATAGGGTATTCTCTCTTTCCAGGGGGAAAATGATGATTATTGtgcagtgaaactgaaagtcgctcagtcgtgtccaagtctttgtgaccctatgaactgtatagtccatggaattctccaggccagaatactggagtgggtaacctttcccttctccaggggatcttcccaacccagggatcaaacccagatctcccacattgcaggaggattctttaccagctaagccacaagggaagcctaagtacacatgcatgcatgtacattATGGGGAATCTGGTGGGGCTGGGAAGTGGATCTGAGCTATTGTAAGCAAGAGCTGGTAGAGATGATGTGTTTGATTTATGCAGAGACTAGTAGGATGTTCCACTGTTCTTTCATGTGGCATACAGTATTGTGCAGAGAGaacaataaattataaaaatgaatgaagagtgAGATGCCAAGGCAACTGGGAGACAAGAGAAAAATTTATAGTACAGAAGAGAACTGAGGCTAGGAGGAAAATTGATTTTCTGTATGTAAGAACAAAACTTAAAGTGTGAACCCTTACTGATATAGAAAAGATAGCTATTTCTTTTTAGGTAAGAATCAGCACAaactcctcctttctctctcactctctctctctttctctctctctctccccttctctctctcttacaaATGAGAAGCCAACACTAGGCATATTAAGGAATTTGCTCAAAACAATATAGTAAGTAGTGACAGTCTCAGTACTGGAATTCTTATGATTTGGGGACCTAGATTATAAAGACATAATTGATTGTCATCCTAGACTGAGGGTCTAGATAATAGGGAATCCAGACAAGACAGAGTGAAATCCTTATattcaataaaacataaaaatctttCTCTGCAAGATATGCTATAAATTtggaatcaaaagaaaaatgagacaaaGTCCCCATAGGAATTCACAGCCCAATGAGGTAGATCAGGCACACAGAGGGTAAATCGCAACCTGCTTAGTAAGCCTATGATAGAAATGCGAATGAAGTACTGTGGCGGCTACAAAGAATGAAAGGCCTTTTGGGGGAAAGGGAAGCAAAGCTTTACTTAGTACATCACACATGAATGAGATCTTGAAAGATTAGTAGAAATTTTCAAGCATCAGTGGAACAGGGCTAGTACATATTAAAGGGAATAATGTATaaggaaaggggggaaaaatgttTGACTACAGCACAGATTTGTGGGATGGAGCACAGAGAGCAGGCTAAGGAAGTACGTGGACATCAGGTTATGAGTGTCTCTGTTCCCATAGGGCATGCCGGTGTGTTTGAATTTTCGCCTGGGCACCATGATGCCAGTAAAGGTTGGTAATCAAGGAAATGCCCAGGAAACCTCTAAGAATTTCCTCTGAAGTTGCTTCAGAATAGATTCTGTAGCTACACGTGGAGAGATTATTTAGTTTCTATGTggtttgaaagaaagtgaaagtcactcagtcatgttctactctttgtgaccacatgggctgtagaccaccaaggctcctctgtccatggaattctccaggcaagaatactggagtgggttgccattcccttccttccccagaggatcttcccgacccagggatcaaacctgggtctcctgaattgtgggcaaattctttgctgtctgagtctGTGTGGTTTGACTCTTACTTAAGGTGCCCACCTGTCTTGATTTGCCCTGGACTCTCTTAGGTTTAACAAGGAAAATCTCATGACCTGGGAAATCGCTCAGTCCCCAAAACACCTATCTTCACTGATGAGTCGTCTCTGTGGCACTGATGAAGACTGAAAGGAATAAAGGTTATGGATACACAGTGATTCATGGTGTAGAAGGAAAAGATAAAGAGGTCACCCACAGCTGCCATCTTGGTCCTTTTGCCTGCTAGCTGTCCAGCTGGAAGCCAAATTTCATTCCACACTTTTCGAAGCTTTCTGAGTGATTCTGGGTGACCCTTGAATTCTCAAGAAGGTAACATACTATTTCGGATACTTGCTTCCAGCTGGTAAAAAGACTATTAGAGCTAATATTGATGGGGAAAGGTGGACACTTAAGAGGATACATCTCCCATAACCCCTCAGTGTCTGAAAGAGCTCTAGCACCCTCTTAGCCACCTTCCTGATTTCTTCCTTTCACTGTGGTTGATACCTGTCACCAGTAGTCCTGGGAGAAAAGCCTCATTGTGATGATGCTGCAAATTCTGAGAGCTCAAATGTACTATTTGACAACTCACTGGAAGTTACAGGTTCACTTCAGACCTGAGGCACAAATGCAATGCCTGAATTTTTCTAATACAGAACCCTGACACATAATAGCTAAAGTCATTGAGGGTTACTGTGaattatgtaaatttatttaatccttacaagaGCCCCATAAAGTCGACACTACAGTTGTCCCCATTTCTAGAAACAGGCAAAGAACAGTGAAATGGCTTTTCCAAGATCATTGTTtaatcaatcatgtctgactctgtgtgaccccatgcactgtagcccgccagtgtcctctgtccatgggatttccaagagtTTCAATGAGTCAAAGTGGGAGAGCTAGGATGTTTAAACCATGTCTCTGACTTCAGCATCCATGGTCTTAAGATATAGTATACAGTATATTACTGAATGGACATATGAACAGACAGATgcatgatggatggatggatggatggatggatggaaagatggatggcactcaggcagaagcagagagaagagatgaCAACAGGTATCCTGAAGCTGAGATTTTGTATTGCTTCACTAACCTGAATGATTTTAAAgggcttgtgtatttttgaagtagaatttataaaaatagatattcCTCACATAATTTCAAAGATTCTGAATATTTTATGTTTGATGTATAAACCAGAtagtgcatttttttaaatacacacagTTTTTTATTTGGCAAACTTACATTAAGAAATATAATTCCAACTCTCAGTAAATAAATAAGCTGTAACCTAACTCTCTAGTATgtagatcagagatcaaactgaaggaaaacaatagaacagtcATTTATTCTTAGACTGGTTTAGGTATTATATGATTGTTCTTCCTTCTGACATGACTATTTCTGTGTATGGTCTTTCCTTCACTCTCCAGAACTATATACACATAATCTGTTACACGGGTTTTAACCCTGGAGAGAAAACCTGCTGTCTGAAACCAAGCAGAATCTCAGAATCAGGGGTTGAGGAGAAGGAATGATTATGAACAAGAGCTAGAGAAGATCTCTCTTTTGGAGATCCTTTTTGGTCCATATTTGGCAGTGACATAGAATATATATCCCGTGCCTACAGAATTTACAGAGCATCGCTTTTTCCCTTCTGCTGCTTCTTTTGGCAGATGTGAACATCAAGGAGATGCAACGTGGAAATCAGACTTCCGTGTCTCACTTCATCTTAGTGGGGCTGCACCACCCACCACAGCTGGGGGTACCGCTCTTCCTAACCTTCTTTGTCATCTACACGCTCACTGTCTCTGGGAATGGGCTTATCATCCTCACGGTCTTGGTGGACACCCAGCTCCACCGCCCCATGTACTGGTTCCTATGTCACCTCTCCCTCTTGGACATGACCATTTCCTCTGCCATTGTCCCCAAGATGTTAGCTGGCTTTCTCTTGGACAGTAAGATGATTTCCTTTGGAGGCTGTGTCATCCAGcttttttcattccatttcctgGGCTGCACTGAATGCTTCCTGTACACACTCATGGCTTATGATCGCTTCCTAGCCATTTGTAAGCCTTTACACTACGCCACCATCATGACCCGCAGTGTCTGTAACTATCTAGCTATTGGCACCTGGCTGGGAGGCACCCTCCACTCACTTTTCCAAACAAGCTTCATATTCCGGCTGCCTTTCTGTGGTCCAAACCAGGTGGACTACTTCTTCTGTGATATTCCTGCCATGCTGCGTCTAGCCTGTGCTGACACCACCATCAACGAGCTGATCACCTTTGTGGACATTGGATTCCTGGCCCTCACCTGCTTTGTGCTGATCCTCACTTCCTACGGCTACATAGTGGCTGCTATCCTGAGAATCCGGTCCACTGATGGGCGCCGCAACGCCTTCTCCACCTGTGCCGCCCACCTCACTGTCGTCATTGTCTACTATGCGCCCTGCACCTTCATTTACTTGCGCCCTGGCTCTCAGGAACCCCTGGATGGAGTGGTAGCTGTGTTCTACACAGTCATCACTCCCTTGCTTAATCCTATCATCTACACACTCCGCAACAAAGAAATGAAGGCCGCCTTATGGAGACTGGGAGGTCGCAAGGTCGTGAAGCCTCACTGACTCCGTGCATCACAGACATGCAGGAAATGCTAAAATTTAGGGTATCTGATGGGACAGCAGATAATTGGGGAGctttaagagagaaagagaatgaagaatTCATACAGAGAGTTGAAGACTCCTAGATATGGAGGTGGGAACCTTGGAAAGTTCTATATTGTAACCTACTTTTGAACATGATGTTTCCTGTTTCCTCCTTGAATAGCAATGGAAATCAATCAAAACAACTCATCAAGGATGATAACATGCAGAAAAAATCTAAGATAAGTAAATTGTCCACCTAAAAACTCTCTCTGTGGCATCCTTCTCCATGTGTATTACTGCTTCTAATCCCTGAGTTGATACCCACATAGCTTTTTACAGGTTACAAGTAACCTTCATGCAAACCATATAATTTGACCTTGACAGCAATTATAGGAGGTAAGCATTATTATTCCCACGTAACTGTGGGAAAACTGAAGTTCAAGGAAGTGAGTGGCTT
Coding sequences within it:
- the OR10G6 gene encoding olfactory receptor 10G6, yielding MQRGNQTSVSHFILVGLHHPPQLGVPLFLTFFVIYTLTVSGNGLIILTVLVDTQLHRPMYWFLCHLSLLDMTISSAIVPKMLAGFLLDSKMISFGGCVIQLFSFHFLGCTECFLYTLMAYDRFLAICKPLHYATIMTRSVCNYLAIGTWLGGTLHSLFQTSFIFRLPFCGPNQVDYFFCDIPAMLRLACADTTINELITFVDIGFLALTCFVLILTSYGYIVAAILRIRSTDGRRNAFSTCAAHLTVVIVYYAPCTFIYLRPGSQEPLDGVVAVFYTVITPLLNPIIYTLRNKEMKAALWRLGGRKVVKPH